The Magnolia sinica isolate HGM2019 chromosome 9, MsV1, whole genome shotgun sequence genome contains a region encoding:
- the LOC131254912 gene encoding probable LRR receptor-like serine/threonine-protein kinase At3g47570, with protein sequence MELPPMTLWAFWSFLLVSSTHVPCFFGSAAHFSNETDHLALLHFKDLITDSPLHSLTSWNHTLHFCRWRGVTCDGRHHPQRVTALNLTNNNLVGPISPFIGNLTFLKRIDLANNSFSGPIPKEMGQLLRLRYLSLDNNTLTGEIPTNLTYCSKLEVLYLYHNGLVGRIPTEIGSLSKLTELVLGENNLTGSIPLSFGNLSSLSFLYLTTNSLDGSIPDDLGRLASLEELAIAQNELSGRIPPQLYNLSSIKLLDVGLNRLHGNLPPNLGLTLPNLQELYAGTNQFTGPIPISLSNASGLVIIDLDSNSFRGSISTNFGSLKGLSELLLWGNKLGIGKSHDLIFLDSLTNCSSLRVLQVARNHLSGVLPNSISNISTQLTWLTLADNKIFGSIPSGIQNLVDVTVLDMGYNFLTGTIPVGIGKLNKARKLFFEANELSGQIPSSLGNISQLFLLSLYENNLSGSIPSTIGNCKNLQGIYLGSNKFNSSLPKQLFIFPSLIELSIGNNAFTDSLPLEFGYLKTLSALIVSNNKLSGEIPSSLGNCLSLEYLLLDGNFFQESIPPTFSTLRGLRSLDLSGNNLSGEIPKYLEKLALEGLGNNKLCGGIPELNLPQCSSQASKKRRKSLASKVKISVVVVVLCLMLVSCIFTTLYWVRKSRRKPVDVPSAEDPFVTMSYGELFKATDGFSSANLVGTGSFGAVYKGALDRDGTMVAVKVFNLQQQGALRSFMAECEALKNIRHRNLVKILTCCVSIDFKGNDFKALVYEYMPNESLDKWLHKDGDDQLGRNLKFTQMLNIAIDVASALDYLHNHCQTPIIHRDLKPSNILLDDDMIARVGDFGLARFLPEVAKTSSVGIKGSVGYIAPEYAMGSKASTQGDVYSYGILLLEMIIGKGPTDGMFMDNLSLHHFAKLALPERVMEIVEPQLLIEDNEVTQGNGNHINTRNRIHECLILMVIIGLLCSLESPRERMCMKDVASEMHAIKNQYLGVRIHRDMQVRSQMLDGGVDIWTPSGAYLLCFVSQASVSASQSEVSPL encoded by the exons ATGGAGCTCCCACCAATGACCCtatgggcattttggtcatttctcctTGTCTCTTCCACTCACGTTCCATGCTTCTTCGGATCAGCCGCTCACTTCTCCAACGAAACCGATCACCTTGCTTTGCTCCACTTTAAAGATCTGATAACCGACAGTCCTCTCCATTCCTTGACCTCATGGAACCATACTCTCCACTTCTGTCGCTGGCGAGGAGTCACATGCGATGGTCGCCATCATCCTCAAAGGGTTACTGCCTTGAATCTCACAAACAataacttggtgggccccatatctcccTTTATAGGGAACCTCACCTTCCTCAAGAGAATCGATCTCGCAAACAACAGCTTCAGCGGACCGATTCCTAAAGAGATGGGCCAGTTGTTACGCTTGCGGTATCTCAGTCTGGACAATAACACACTCACCGGAGAAATTCCAACAAATCTGACCTACTGTTCGAAACTCGAAGTCCTTTATCTTTACCATAATGGGTTGGTAGGGAGGATTCCAACTGAGATTGGCTCTCTATCGAAACTCACTGAATTGGTTCTTGGTGAGAACAATCTTACAGGAAGCATCCCACTTTCGTTTGGAAACCTTtcgtctctctctttcctttatcTCACAACAAACAGTCTGGATGGCAGCATACCAGATGACCTTGGTCGGTTAGCAAGCTTAGAGGAGTTGGCCATTGCTCAAAATGAACTGTCAGGTAGGATTCCACCCCAGCTATACAATCTCTCCTCTATTAAGCTTTTGGACGTGGGATTGAACAGATTGCATGGAAACCTTCCTCCTAACTTAGGCCTCACTCTTCCTAACCTCCAAGAGCTTTACGCTGGAACAAACCAATTCACAGGACCCATACCaatttcattatccaatgcttcAGGACTCGTAATTATTGACCTTGATAGCAATAGCTTTAGAGGATCTATATCTACGAATTTTGGAAGCCTCAAGGGTCTGTCCGAGTTACTTTTGTGGGGTAATAAACTTGGAATTGGAAAATCTCATGACCTGATTTTTCTCGATTCTTTGACCAATTGCAGTAGCTTACGAGTTTTGCAGGTAGCCAGAAATCATCTAAGCGGTGTGTTGCCTAACTCCATATCTAATATTTCGACCCAACTGACTTGGCTAACTTTGGCAGATAACAAGATATTCGGAAGCATCCCATCTGGGATTCAGAATCTTGTTGATGTAACAGTACTGGATATGGGGTATAACTTTTTAACAGGTACTATTCCCGTTGGTATTGGGAAGCTTAACAAGGCAAGAAAGCTTTTCTTTGAAGCAAATGAATTATCAGGCCAAATTCCGTCTTCCTTGGGCAACATCTCCCAATTGTTTCTGCTCAGTTTATATGAAAACAATCTATCCGGTAGCATACCTTCAACAATTGGCAATTGCAAAAATCTGCAAGGCATATACCTTGGCAGTAATAAGTTCAACAGTAGCTTACCCAAACAACTCTTCATCTTTCCATCTTTGATTGAACTTTCCATTGGAAATAATGCTTTTACCGATAGTTTGCCACTTGAATTTGGTTACTTGAAAACTCTCTCGGCATTGATTGTTTCAAATAACAAGCTGTCAGGAGAAATTCCAAGCTCGCTAGGCAATTGTCTCAGCCTAGAGTATCTCTTATTGGATGGAAACTTCTTTCAAGAATCAATTCCTCCAACATTTAGTACTCTAAGAGGCCTTCGATCCCTGGATCTTTCAGGCAACAACCTTTCTGGGGAGATTCCAAAATATCTGGAGAAGCTTGCTCTAGA GGGACTCGGAAATAATAAGCTTTGTGGGGGTATTCCAGAATTAAATTTGCCTCAATGCTCTAGCCAAGCTTCCAAGAAACGGAGAAAGTCCCTTGCATCAAAAGTAAAAATctcagttgttgttgttgtcctgTGCCTTATGTTAGTATCATGTATCTTTACCACTCTTTATTGGGTAAGAAAGTCAAGAAGGAAACCTGTTGATGTGCCTTCTGCGGAGGATCCTTTCGTCACCATGTCTTATGGGGAACTCTTTAAAGCAACAGATGGCTTCTCTTCTGCCAATTTGGTCGGCACCGGAAGTTTTGGCGCTGTATATAAAGGGGCTCTAGATCGTGATGGAACTATGGTAGCAGtgaaagtcttcaatcttcaacaacAAGGAGCTCTGAGGAGCTTCATGGCTGAATGCGAAGCGTTGAAaaacattaggcatcggaatctTGTTAAGATCTTAACTTGCTGTGTAAGCATCGATTTTAAGggcaatgattttaaagctcTAGTTTACGAGTACATGCCCAATGAAAGTCTAGACAAGTGGTTGCACAAAGATGGTGATGACCAGCTTGGAAGGAACTTGAAGTTTACTCAAATGCTAAACATAGCAATTGATGTGGCTTCTGCACTGGACTATCTGCACAATCATTGCCAAACACCAATCATTCATCGAGATTTAAAGCCAAGCAATattcttcttgatgatgacatgattgctcGTGTGGGTGATTTCGGGCTAGCCAGATTCTTACCTGAGGTTGCTAAAACTAGCTCGGTTGGAATCAAGGGATCTGTTGGATACATCGCTCCAG AATATGCGATGGGTAGTAAagcatctacacaaggagatgtttacagctatggaatccttctattggagatgatcattggaaaGGGGCCAACTGATGGCATGTTTATGGACAATCTAAGTCTTCATCATTTCGCTAAGTTGGCTTTGCCGGAACGAGTAATGGAGATTGTTGAGCCACAACTGCTTATAGAAGACAATGAAGTTACTCAAGGCAATGGAAATCATATCAATACAAGGAATAGAATACATGAATGCTTGATTTTAATGGTCATAATCGGTTTGTTGTGCTCTTTAGAGTCTCCAAGAGAACGAATGTGCATGAAAGATGTGGCttcagaaatgcatgcaatcaaGAACCAATATCTCGGGGTCAGGATTCACAGAGACATGCAAGTTAGATCACAAATGTTAGATGGAG GTGTGGATATTTGGACTCCTAGTGGAGCATATCTTTTGTGCTTTGTAAGCCAAGCGAGTGTATCTGCATCCCAAAGTGAGGTTTCCCCCCTTTAA